A region from the Branchiostoma floridae strain S238N-H82 chromosome 9, Bfl_VNyyK, whole genome shotgun sequence genome encodes:
- the LOC118422734 gene encoding uncharacterized protein LOC118422734, with protein MQHGYPLSHRGGIIESVAILYLGSSQEPGRAGSRVTFSPTRNDPCKKFRTSGIFRCGRYDKRCSSKWWRRNSSLSASLRPPHPPRHSGHLSATRKGQLMKTVQPGQAPASAAGRAHEDGKARAGTGECRG; from the exons ATGCAACATGGCTACCCTCTGAGTCACCGTGGTGGGATAATAGAATCCGTTGCCATCCTCTACCTTGGAAG TTCTCAGGAACCGGGACGTGCTGGTTCACGCGTGACGTTCTCCCCCACCCGTAACGACCCTTGTAAGAAGTTTCGGACTTCAGGGATCTTCAGATGCGGCAGGTACGACAAAAGATGTAGCAGCAAGTGGTGGCGCAGGAACAGCAGCCTGTCAGCCTCTCTTAGGCCCCCTCACCCTCCTCGCCATTCCGGACACTTGAGTGCCACAAGGAAAGGACAGCTCATGAAGACGGTAcagcccgggcaggcaccggcgagtgccgcgggtagagctcacgaagatggtaaggcccgggcaggcaccggcgagtgtcgcgggtag